One Lachnospiraceae bacterium C1.1 genomic region harbors:
- a CDS encoding DUF6465 family protein, with amino-acid sequence MASIRKRAVAPAVPASAVKAEEKKVEAAKPELVKVVETKKEADKAEKKAPAKKAAAKKAPVKAAAKTVETALYLQFQGREVSKDQLEERLKEVWTKDMGKDLADIKKMTFYVKPEESTAYFVVNDEVEGSFAI; translated from the coding sequence ATGGCATCAATAAGGAAAAGAGCAGTAGCACCTGCAGTTCCTGCAAGCGCTGTAAAAGCTGAGGAAAAGAAGGTCGAGGCTGCAAAACCGGAACTTGTAAAGGTTGTTGAAACTAAAAAAGAAGCAGACAAGGCTGAGAAAAAGGCTCCTGCAAAGAAAGCAGCAGCTAAAAAAGCTCCTGTAAAGGCAGCAGCAAAGACTGTTGAGACAGCTTTATATCTTCAGTTCCAGGGAAGAGAAGTATCAAAAGATCAGCTCGAGGAAAGACTTAAGGAAGTCTGGACAAAGGATATGGGCAAGGATCTTGCTGATATCAAGAAGATGACTTTTTATGTTAAGCCTGAAGAGTCTACAGCATATTTCGTAGTTAATGATGAAGTTGAGGGCAGCTTCGCAATTTGA
- a CDS encoding HPr family phosphocarrier protein, whose amino-acid sequence MKKQTVTVSINEDMDTRPIAMLVQVASQYDSSVYIEYDSKHVNAKSIMGMMTLALKNGDDVDVVTDGDDEDAASEEMVKYLRGEAIAV is encoded by the coding sequence ATGAAGAAACAGACTGTTACAGTATCCATCAATGAGGATATGGATACACGTCCAATTGCAATGCTGGTTCAGGTTGCCAGTCAGTATGATTCGAGCGTTTATATTGAATATGATTCAAAGCATGTTAATGCAAAGAGCATTATGGGTATGATGACACTCGCGTTAAAGAACGGCGATGATGTTGATGTTGTAACTGACGGAGATGACGAGGATGCAGCTTCGGAAGAAATGGTTAAATATCTTAGAGGAGAAGCCATCGCAGTCTGA
- a CDS encoding diacylglycerol kinase family lipid kinase, translating into MNSVNKKIYFIYNPQAGMGKIRENLSQIIEIFSNSGFEVTVRPTSKAGDAKSATIEADGSYDIIACSGGDGTLDDVTAGMLLSKSKVPIGYIPAGSTNDFAQSLKIPMNMLDAAEVIAQRNSMAFDMGKFNDKSFVYVAAFGLFTDVSYETSQDMKNTFGHFAYIIEAATRLPQIRSYHMKVEYDGKTMEDDFILGMVSNSLSVGGMKDITGNGVILNDGLFEVTLIKNPVQMQDFTDIATAVFTRSQDNRFVFNFKTNKIKFSSSEDVPWTLDGEFGGNPKNVFLENMQCALEMIVPKNVSLPCLTI; encoded by the coding sequence ATGAATTCTGTTAATAAAAAAATTTATTTTATCTATAATCCACAAGCCGGAATGGGAAAGATTAGGGAAAATCTCTCGCAGATCATTGAAATCTTTTCAAATTCCGGCTTCGAAGTTACAGTGCGACCTACATCTAAGGCCGGAGATGCAAAATCAGCTACTATAGAAGCAGACGGCAGTTATGATATCATAGCCTGTTCAGGAGGAGACGGAACGCTTGATGATGTCACTGCCGGAATGCTTTTAAGCAAATCAAAAGTGCCTATTGGCTATATCCCGGCGGGAAGTACTAATGACTTCGCCCAATCTTTGAAAATTCCAATGAACATGCTGGATGCAGCTGAAGTTATAGCTCAACGTAACAGCATGGCTTTTGATATGGGAAAATTTAATGACAAATCCTTTGTTTATGTAGCGGCGTTTGGCCTTTTTACGGATGTTTCCTATGAAACAAGCCAGGATATGAAAAATACTTTTGGCCATTTTGCATATATAATAGAAGCTGCTACAAGGCTTCCGCAGATAAGATCTTATCATATGAAAGTTGAGTATGATGGAAAGACCATGGAGGATGATTTTATTCTTGGAATGGTGAGCAATTCTTTATCTGTAGGCGGCATGAAGGATATAACCGGCAATGGAGTTATACTAAATGACGGTCTTTTTGAAGTTACATTAATAAAAAATCCCGTACAGATGCAGGATTTTACCGATATAGCAACGGCAGTATTTACCAGATCGCAGGACAATCGTTTTGTTTTTAACTTCAAGACGAATAAAATAAAGTTCAGTTCTTCGGAGGATGTTCCCTGGACACTTGATGGAGAGTTTGGAGGAAATCCTAAAAACGTATTTCTTGAGAATATGCAATGTGCTCTTGAAATGATTGTGCCAAAGAATGTTTCATTGCCTTGTCTGACAATATAA
- the fba gene encoding class II fructose-1,6-bisphosphate aldolase, with product MSLVGTKEMFEKAYNGGYAVGAFNVNNMEIVQGITEAAAELNSPVILQASAGARKYANSIYLVKLVEAAVALHPEVPIALHLDHGADFDVCKDCIDSGFTSVMIDGSSKPYEENVALSAKVAEYAHAHNVVVEAELGTLAGVEDDVSVAAENAQYTDPDQVVDFVKNTGVDSLAIAIGTSHGAYKFKPGTQPHIRLDILEEIVKKLPGFPIVLHGSSSVPQEYVKIINANGGALQDAVGIPEDQLREAAKSAVCKINIDSDLRLGMTAGIRQHFTEHPEHFDPRQYIGDGRKYVKDIVHHKIINVLGSENKI from the coding sequence ATGTCATTAGTAGGAACAAAAGAAATGTTCGAAAAAGCTTACAACGGAGGATATGCTGTAGGCGCATTCAATGTCAACAACATGGAAATCGTTCAGGGCATCACGGAGGCAGCAGCAGAGCTTAACTCCCCTGTTATCCTTCAGGCTTCAGCAGGAGCAAGAAAGTATGCAAATTCGATTTACCTTGTAAAGCTTGTTGAGGCAGCTGTAGCACTTCATCCGGAAGTTCCGATCGCTCTTCACTTAGACCACGGCGCTGATTTTGATGTCTGCAAAGATTGTATCGACAGCGGATTTACTTCAGTTATGATCGATGGCTCATCAAAGCCTTATGAAGAGAACGTAGCACTTTCAGCCAAGGTTGCAGAGTATGCACATGCACACAATGTTGTTGTTGAGGCTGAGCTTGGAACACTTGCAGGTGTTGAGGATGACGTATCTGTAGCAGCTGAGAATGCTCAGTATACTGATCCTGATCAGGTTGTTGATTTCGTTAAGAATACAGGTGTTGACTCACTTGCTATCGCTATCGGAACAAGCCACGGTGCTTACAAGTTTAAGCCCGGCACACAGCCCCACATCCGTCTTGATATCCTTGAGGAGATCGTTAAGAAGCTTCCTGGCTTCCCTATCGTTCTTCATGGTTCATCTTCTGTACCTCAGGAGTATGTAAAGATCATCAATGCTAATGGTGGAGCATTACAGGATGCAGTAGGTATCCCTGAGGATCAGCTTAGAGAAGCTGCAAAGAGCGCAGTCTGCAAGATCAACATCGATTCCGATCTTCGTCTTGGTATGACAGCTGGTATTCGTCAGCACTTCACAGAGCATCCTGAGCACTTTGATCCTCGTCAGTACATCGGCGATGGACGTAAGTATGTTAAGGATATTGTTCACCACAAGATCATTAACGTTCTTGGTTCTGAGAATAAGATCTGA